Proteins encoded by one window of Conger conger chromosome 1, fConCon1.1, whole genome shotgun sequence:
- the spred1 gene encoding sprouty-related, EVH1 domain-containing protein 1 isoform X2: MSEESTNPNNDDSYARVRAVVMTRDDSSGGWLPLAGGGLSCVTVYKVSRQDEGSCPDFLIQGERLKDKSVVLECVLKKDLVYNKVNPIFHHWRINEKKFGLTFQSPADARAFDRGIRRAIEDLNQGCPSYSEPEVAEDGLQVNPEPPSICTPMKEPFSPPSSVINTEPCRGCYVRAQPFDEFPTANRRYLPPQVSFKSTRHVSFHMDEEEIVRINPRKDVLIRGYEDYRHPVMWKQDPEREEADFTAPFSKLDSKKCEYLYPEGPEGHGGKDSIKTQPSPLLKAKKSRRRREDGERSRCIYCREMFNHEDNWRGQCQDAPDPIKQCIYKVSCMLCAESMLYHCMSDSEGDFSDPCSCDTNDEQFCLRWLALVALSFIAPCMCCYLPLRACHHCGEACHCCGGKHKAAG; the protein is encoded by the exons TGACAGTTATGCGCGTGTGAGAGCAGTGGTCATGACTCGGGATGACTCCAGCGGAGGGTGGCTGCCCCTGGCCGGGGGAGGCCTCAGCTGCGTCACCGTCTACAAAGTCAGCCGGCAGGACGAGGGAAGCTGCCCCGACTTCCTCATCCAGGGAGAACGGCTCAAAGACAAATCG GTTGTGCTGGAGTGTGTTTTAAAGAAGGATCTGGTGTACAACAAGGTGAACCCCATATTTCACCACTGGAGGATCAACGAGAAGAAGTTTGGGCTGACCTTCCAGAGTCCGGCAGACGCCAGGGCCTTCGACCGAGGCATCCGGCGAGCCATCGAGGACCTCAACCAAG GCTGCCCATCCTACAGCGAGCCTGAAGTTGCTGAAGATGGATTGCAG GTGAATCCGGAGCCTCCCTCCATCTGCACGCCCATGAAGGAACCCTTCTCCCCGCCGAGCAGCGTGATCAACACGGAGCCCTGCCGAGGCTGCTACGTGCGCGCCCAGCCTTTCGACGAATTCCCCACCGCCAACCGCCGCTACCTGCCTCCCCAG GTGTCTTTCAAGTCGACACGCCACGTGAGCTTTCACATGGACGAGGAGGAGATCGTGCGCATCAACCCACGCAAGGACGTTCTCATCCGGGGCTACGAGGACTACCGGCACCCCGTCATGTGGAAGCAGGACCCGGAGCGCGAGGAGGCCGACTTCACCGCGCCCTTCTCCAAACTGGACTCCAAGAAGTGCGAGTACCTGTACCCGGAGGGGCCCGAGGGCCACGGTGGGAAGGACTCCATCAAGACCCAGCCCTCGCCGCTGCTCAAGGCCAAGAAGTCCCGGAGGAGACGGGAGGACGGCGAGCGCTCCCGCTGCATCTACTGCCGCGAGATGTTCAACCACGAGGACAACTGGAGAGGGCAGTGCCAGGACGCGCCCGACCCCATCAAACAGTGCATCTACAAAGTCAGCTGCATGCTGTGCGCCGAGAGCATGCTGTACCACTGCATGTCCGACTCGGAGGGCGACTTCTCGGACCCCTGCTCCTGCGACACCAACGACGAGCAGTTCTGCCTGCGCTGGCTGGCCCTGGTGGCCCTGTCCTTCATCGCGCCCTGCATGTGCTGCTACCTGCCGCTGCGCGCCTGCCACCACTGCGGGGAGGCCTGCCACTGCTGCGGCGGGAAGCACAAAGCCGCCGGCTGA
- the spred1 gene encoding sprouty-related, EVH1 domain-containing protein 1 isoform X1 produces MSEESTNPNNDDSYARVRAVVMTRDDSSGGWLPLAGGGLSCVTVYKVSRQDEGSCPDFLIQGERLKDKSVVLECVLKKDLVYNKVNPIFHHWRINEKKFGLTFQSPADARAFDRGIRRAIEDLNQGCPSYSEPEVAEDGLQVNPEPPSICTPMKEPFSPPSSVINTEPCRGCYVRAQPFDEFPTANRRYLPPQVSRVSAQISPSLSRPGPNNIGAVSFKSTRHVSFHMDEEEIVRINPRKDVLIRGYEDYRHPVMWKQDPEREEADFTAPFSKLDSKKCEYLYPEGPEGHGGKDSIKTQPSPLLKAKKSRRRREDGERSRCIYCREMFNHEDNWRGQCQDAPDPIKQCIYKVSCMLCAESMLYHCMSDSEGDFSDPCSCDTNDEQFCLRWLALVALSFIAPCMCCYLPLRACHHCGEACHCCGGKHKAAG; encoded by the exons TGACAGTTATGCGCGTGTGAGAGCAGTGGTCATGACTCGGGATGACTCCAGCGGAGGGTGGCTGCCCCTGGCCGGGGGAGGCCTCAGCTGCGTCACCGTCTACAAAGTCAGCCGGCAGGACGAGGGAAGCTGCCCCGACTTCCTCATCCAGGGAGAACGGCTCAAAGACAAATCG GTTGTGCTGGAGTGTGTTTTAAAGAAGGATCTGGTGTACAACAAGGTGAACCCCATATTTCACCACTGGAGGATCAACGAGAAGAAGTTTGGGCTGACCTTCCAGAGTCCGGCAGACGCCAGGGCCTTCGACCGAGGCATCCGGCGAGCCATCGAGGACCTCAACCAAG GCTGCCCATCCTACAGCGAGCCTGAAGTTGCTGAAGATGGATTGCAG GTGAATCCGGAGCCTCCCTCCATCTGCACGCCCATGAAGGAACCCTTCTCCCCGCCGAGCAGCGTGATCAACACGGAGCCCTGCCGAGGCTGCTACGTGCGCGCCCAGCCTTTCGACGAATTCCCCACCGCCAACCGCCGCTACCTGCCTCCCCAGGTCAGCAGAGTCTCAGCCCAGATCAGCCCCAGCCTTTCCAGACCTGGCCCCAACAACATCGGGGCT GTGTCTTTCAAGTCGACACGCCACGTGAGCTTTCACATGGACGAGGAGGAGATCGTGCGCATCAACCCACGCAAGGACGTTCTCATCCGGGGCTACGAGGACTACCGGCACCCCGTCATGTGGAAGCAGGACCCGGAGCGCGAGGAGGCCGACTTCACCGCGCCCTTCTCCAAACTGGACTCCAAGAAGTGCGAGTACCTGTACCCGGAGGGGCCCGAGGGCCACGGTGGGAAGGACTCCATCAAGACCCAGCCCTCGCCGCTGCTCAAGGCCAAGAAGTCCCGGAGGAGACGGGAGGACGGCGAGCGCTCCCGCTGCATCTACTGCCGCGAGATGTTCAACCACGAGGACAACTGGAGAGGGCAGTGCCAGGACGCGCCCGACCCCATCAAACAGTGCATCTACAAAGTCAGCTGCATGCTGTGCGCCGAGAGCATGCTGTACCACTGCATGTCCGACTCGGAGGGCGACTTCTCGGACCCCTGCTCCTGCGACACCAACGACGAGCAGTTCTGCCTGCGCTGGCTGGCCCTGGTGGCCCTGTCCTTCATCGCGCCCTGCATGTGCTGCTACCTGCCGCTGCGCGCCTGCCACCACTGCGGGGAGGCCTGCCACTGCTGCGGCGGGAAGCACAAAGCCGCCGGCTGA
- the fam98b gene encoding protein FAM98B gives MECDILDILEQLGYNGPLLNEEALVKASEDGLPSSEYVNLCLWLTSRLKRLCGLEENLSADPGDIDGLQFEISGLLKELSCPYPTLVSGDVQGRLKNKDDCLKLILFLGSELQAAQVMKTKSVQESNGVEQSAASAELKLICRALSLSESECLDPAQLLSTIETKINNVLGKVPKEHIGKPVLKSSISDKQWAELEKMDTLLSADYECRRRMLIKRLDVTVQSFSWSERAKNQTDSMAKAYQPIRHSLKMKSPISLAHLLAAREDICNVVKTSSGSSREKTTCAINKILMGRVPDRGGRPSEIDAPPPEMPPWQKRQDGGGRGGGWGGRGGGGSGWGGRGGGGGGWGGREGGGKGGWGQKGGGKGGWGNHGGGGGGYYKGKGGNYY, from the exons ATGGAGTGCGATATCCTGGACATCCTGGAACAGCTCGG GTATAATGGTCCTTTGCTGAACGAAGAAGCCCTTGTAAAAGCATCAGAGGACGGTTTGCCTTCATCCGAATATGTAAATCTGTGCCTATGGTTAACGTCCCGACTGAAACGTCTGTGCGGTTTAGAAGAAAATCTATCTGCCGATCCAG GTGACATTGATGGGCTTCAATTTGAGATCAGCGGTTTGCTGAAAGAGCTGTCCTGCCCTTATCCAACTCTAGTTTCGGGGGATGTGCAAGGAAGACTGAAAAATAAGGATGACTGTTTAAAACTGATCT TATTTTTAGGTTCAGAGCTCCAGGCTGCACAGGTCATGAAGACCAAGTCTGTCCAAGAGAGCAACGGTGTGGAGCAGAGTGCTGCCTCTGCAGAACTCAAGCTCATCTGCAGGGCACTCAGTCTGTCAGAGTCCGAATGTCTGGATCCAGCCCAGTTACTTTCCACCATCGAAACCAAG ATAAATAATGTTCTTGGAAAAGTTCCAAAGGAGCACATAGGCAAGCCAGTGTTGAAGTCCTCCATCAGTGACAAACAGTGG GCAGAGCTGGAGAAGATGGACACGCTTCTGTCTGCCGACTACGAGTGTCGAAGAAGGATGTTGATCAAGCGTCTGGACGTCACCGTTCAGTCTTTCAGCTGGTCAGAAAGGGCAAAG AATCAAACCGACAGCATGGCTAAAGCATATCAGCCGATAAGACACTCGTTGAAGATGAAGTCACCAATAAGTCTGGCACATCTGCTTGCTGCCAGAGAGGACATCTGCAACGTTGTGAAAACAAGCAGTGGCTCCAGTCGGGAGAAGACCACCTGTGCTATTAACAAG ATCCTGATGGGCAGGGTCCCTGATCGAGGTGGGCGGCCGTCGGAAATCGACGCCCCTCCCCCCGAGATGCCCCCGTGGCAGAAGAGACaggatgggggagggagaggcggAGGGTGGGGCGGTCGAGGAGGCGGGGGGTCTGGGTGGGGGGGCCGAGGAGGCGGGGGTGGTGGCTGGGGGGgtcgagaggggggagggaaaggtgggTGGGGccagaagggaggggggaaaggcGGGTGGGGTAATcatggagggggaggaggtggatATTATAAGGGGAAAGGAGGGAATTATTATtga